In the Streptomyces coeruleoprunus genome, GTGGGCTCCACGCCCATCGCCCGGTACATCCACCGGAAGGCCACCGAGCACGGCAAGCGCGTCCAGGCGCTCGGCGGGGCGAAGAACCACATGCTGGTCCTGCCCGACGCCGACCTCGACGCGGCCGCCGACGCCGCGGTCTCCGCCGCGTACGGTTCCGCGGGCGAGCGCTGCATGGCGATCTCGGCCGTCGTCGCCGTGGGCTCCGTCGGCGACGCCCTCGTCGAGAAGATCCGCGAGCGCGCCGAGAAGATCAAGATCGGCCCCGGTACGGACCCGGAGTCCGAGATGGGCCCGCTGATCACCGCGGCCCACCGCGACAAGGTCGCCTCGTACGTCACGGGCGCGGCGGACGAGGGCTGCGAGGTCGTCCTCGACGGCACCGGGTACACCGTCGACGGCCACGAGAACGGCCACTGGATCGGCCTGTCCCTCCTCGACAGGGTGCCGACCACCGCCAAGGCCTACCAGGACGAGATCTTCGGCCCGGTCCTGTGCGTCCTGCGTGCCGAGACGTACGAGGAGGGCGTCGCGCTCATCAACGCCTCGCCGTTCGGCAACGGCACCGCGATCTTCACCCGCGACGGCGGCGCGGCCCGCCGCTTCCAGCTGGAGGTCCAGGCCGGCATGGTCGGCGTCAACGTCCCCATCCCGGTGCCCGTCGGCTACCACTCCTTCGGCGGCTGGAAGGACTCCCTCTTCGGCGACCACCACATCTACGGCAACGACGGCGTGCACTTCTACACGCGCGGCAAGGTCGTCACCACGCGCTGGCCCGACCCCTCCGAGGCCCCGGCCGGCATCGACCTGGGCTTCCCCCGCAACCACTGACGCCCCGGCGTACGGGGCCCGCTCCGGCGGCCGGTTCAGAACTCCCAGCCGAGCATCGCGAACCGGCCCTCGTCGCGGGCCCCCGCCGACCGGTACGTGGCCAGTGCCGCGTCGTTGTCCGTGTCCACCCCCACCCACAGGCCGTAGCAGCCGCGCTCGCGGGCGACCGCGGCCAGCGCCTCCGTCAGGGCGCGGCCGATGCCCCGCCGGCGGTACGGTTCGTCCACGGCCAGCTCGTACAGGCACATCTCGCCGCCCTTGTCGGGGTGGAGCATCTCGATGCCCGACACCATCCCGACCGGCACCCCGTCCTCGTAGGCGAGGAGCATGAGGTGCCCCGGCGCCGCCAGAAAACGCTCGCACCACTCGGGGCGCGCCGGGCCGTCGTACAGGTGCTCGGCGGCGGTCAGCTCGGCGACCGTCGTCGCCCGGCGGATCTCCACGGGAGGCCTCCTCGTACCGCGTTCGGTGTACGCCGACGCTACGGCGTACTCCTCAAGGAGGCGAACGACTTCCGACCGGCGGCAGCCGAGCCGGAGCCGCTTTCCGCTTAGGGTCGGGACATGCAGATCCGACTTCCCCGGGCGGCCCGGCGCTGGCCGGCGCTCGCCGCAGCCGTCGCGCTGCTCGCCGGTGCCGGGACCTGGACCGCCGTCGCCTCCGACGGCGAACCCGCCGTGCACCGCGAGGACACGGTCATGGAGATGCCGGGCGCCAGGATCGACACCTCGTTCTTCACCACGGGCGAGGGGCGGCGGCCCGCCGTCCTCCTCGGCCATGGCTTCGGCGGAAGCAAGGACGACGTCCGTGCCCAGGCCGAGCGACTCGCGCGGGACGGCTAC is a window encoding:
- a CDS encoding GNAT family N-acetyltransferase, whose protein sequence is MEIRRATTVAELTAAEHLYDGPARPEWCERFLAAPGHLMLLAYEDGVPVGMVSGIEMLHPDKGGEMCLYELAVDEPYRRRGIGRALTEALAAVARERGCYGLWVGVDTDNDAALATYRSAGARDEGRFAMLGWEF
- a CDS encoding CoA-acylating methylmalonate-semialdehyde dehydrogenase, whose protein sequence is MTKNVHHWIGGKTVEGTSGQWGPVTDPATGEITTRVALASAAEVGTAVAAAKAAFATWGTSSLAQRTAVLFRYRALLDAHRDELAALITAEHGKVHSDALGEVARGLEIVELACGITTQLKGELSTQVSQRVDVAAIRQPLGVVAGITPFNFPAMVPMWMFPLAVACGNTFVLKPSEKDPSAANRLAELAAEAGLPDGVLNVVHGDKTAVDALLEHPDVAAVSFVGSTPIARYIHRKATEHGKRVQALGGAKNHMLVLPDADLDAAADAAVSAAYGSAGERCMAISAVVAVGSVGDALVEKIRERAEKIKIGPGTDPESEMGPLITAAHRDKVASYVTGAADEGCEVVLDGTGYTVDGHENGHWIGLSLLDRVPTTAKAYQDEIFGPVLCVLRAETYEEGVALINASPFGNGTAIFTRDGGAARRFQLEVQAGMVGVNVPIPVPVGYHSFGGWKDSLFGDHHIYGNDGVHFYTRGKVVTTRWPDPSEAPAGIDLGFPRNH